The Candidatus Cloacimonadota bacterium DNA window GCCTTGGATACATTGCAACAAATAGAATCACACCTGGTAATGCGTCACTACGACGGATTTATGAAAAAGGGTAAGCTTCGCGGACGCAGCAGTTAAGTATGATTTATATTAAGTCACCAGCTGAAATTGGAAAGATTAAAGCCGCCAGCAAGATAATAGGCGAGTTACTGAATGCTCTTGAAGGCATGATGAAACCGGGTGTTTCCACGTGGGAGCTGGATGCTTATGCAGAAAGTTTCATACGCGAGCGTGGCGGTAAGCCAGCTTTTAAGGGATATCAGGTTCCGGGGTTAAAACCTTTTCCCGGCACTTTATGCACATCGCTCAATAGTGGAATTGTGCATGGCATTCCTTCCAAGAAAGCAGTTTTAGCAGAGGGTGATATCATCGGCATCGATGTTGGTGTCATCAAAGACGGATATTATGGTGATGCAGCCCGCACCTATCCGGTTGGAGCCATTAGTAAAGAGGCACAAGATCTCATGGATGTTACGCAAGTTGCATTAGCAATGGGCATTCGTGCTGCAGTAGAAGGAGCCAGAGTTGGAGATATCTCCAATGCCATAGGCACCTATATCAACAGTAAAGGATACTTTGCAGCAGATGATCTTACCGGACATGGCGTGGGACGTGAGTTGCACGAAGACCCGCAGATACCCAATACCGGCAGAGCAGGATACGGTCCTCGCATAAAAGCTGGAATGACGTTTGCGATTGAGCCCATGGTAAATATAGGCACCAACAGAGTTATCGAAAAAGGTTGGGAGTTTTTTGTGGCAGACGGAAGTCTTTCTGCACACTTTGAACACAGCATCCTGATAACCAAAGCCGAAGCCGAAATACTTACAAAAGCTTAAGGGGAAGGAAGATTTATGAGTAAATCCGGTGTTATCGAAGTGGAAGGCGTGGTTACCGAAGCGCTTCCCAATACTACTTTTCGGGTTGAACTGGAAAA harbors:
- the map gene encoding type I methionyl aminopeptidase → MIYIKSPAEIGKIKAASKIIGELLNALEGMMKPGVSTWELDAYAESFIRERGGKPAFKGYQVPGLKPFPGTLCTSLNSGIVHGIPSKKAVLAEGDIIGIDVGVIKDGYYGDAARTYPVGAISKEAQDLMDVTQVALAMGIRAAVEGARVGDISNAIGTYINSKGYFAADDLTGHGVGRELHEDPQIPNTGRAGYGPRIKAGMTFAIEPMVNIGTNRVIEKGWEFFVADGSLSAHFEHSILITKAEAEILTKA